The genomic region CCGGAGGCAGGAACGCCACCCACTGCGGCAGGTCCAGCGGATAGTCCCGCCCCAGCACGTACAGGGCCGGCAGCCAGCTCACGAACGCCAGCGGCACCACGAACGTCACCCCGCGCACCAGGTCCTTCGCGAACACCGTCGGCGGGTACTGCAGCATCGTCGTCCCCCCGTACGTGAACGCGCTCTGCACCTCGGAGGCGTCCTGGGCGTAGAACTGGAAGGCCGCCCCCGCCACGAACACCGCCCCGAAGATCGCGGCCCCGCTCAGCACCATCAGCGGCAGCATCACCACCTTCAGCGGCGACCAGTCGATGTCCAGCGTCAACAGCGCGTAACCCAGCACCAGCAGGCCCTGCGTGATCCGCCCCAGCCTGCGCAGCGCGAACCGGTCCGCCGCCACCTGCGCCAGCACCGGGACGGGCCGCACGAGCAGCGTGTCCAGCGTCCCGTCCCGCACCCGGCGCCCCAGCCGGTCCATCGACCCCAGCACCAGATCGGCCAGCCCGAACGCGGTCGCCGACGTCCCGTACAGCAACGCGACCTCCGGCAGGGTGAAGCCGCCCAGCATGTCGACGTGCGCGAACATCAGCATGATCGTGATGAAGTCGAACGCCGTCGACACGAAGTTCCCGACGGTCGTCATGACGAACGACGCGCGGTACGCCATCGTCGAGCGCAGCCACATCGTCACGATCAGCCCGTACGCCCGCACCCCCTCGACCAGCCGGGACCGCTCGGCGAACGCGGTGTCCGACTCCACGGGCGCGACACGCCCGACCTGGACCTCAGCCACCCTGGACCACCACCCTTCTGGTCGCCACCGACTGCAGGAGCCTCCCCACCAGCAGCAGCACCACCGCCCAGCCGGCCTGGAAGGCGTACGCCCGCAGGACGTCCCAGCCCGCGTACGTGCCGAGGAACACATCGGCCGGGACCTGGAGCAGCGACGACCACGGCAGGACGCGGGCCACATCCCCGAGCCAGCCGGGGAACAGCGTCAGCGGCAGCATCATCCCCGAGAAGAACAGCCCGGCCAGCCAGGCGATCTGCATCGCCC from Streptomyces sp. QL37 harbors:
- a CDS encoding ABC transporter permease, with the protein product MAEVQVGRVAPVESDTAFAERSRLVEGVRAYGLIVTMWLRSTMAYRASFVMTTVGNFVSTAFDFITIMLMFAHVDMLGGFTLPEVALLYGTSATAFGLADLVLGSMDRLGRRVRDGTLDTLLVRPVPVLAQVAADRFALRRLGRITQGLLVLGYALLTLDIDWSPLKVVMLPLMVLSGAAIFGAVFVAGAAFQFYAQDASEVQSAFTYGGTTMLQYPPTVFAKDLVRGVTFVVPLAFVSWLPALYVLGRDYPLDLPQWVAFLPPVVAAGCWVLAGLVWRVGLRSYRSTGS